A single region of the Lysinibacillus sp. B2A1 genome encodes:
- a CDS encoding RNA polymerase subunit sigma-70, which yields MKTRNAFQHEEVFVQFIREQKERFYLLAYSYTKNEQDALDVVQDSIQKAMLSLHRLENVEYMKSWFYKIVVRTAIDFLRKHKRLQVTDDDTMQYLTPAQEDVYENVDLEHALDELPQMYREVVILHYFEDLKLADVATILNIKLSTAKSRLYKALKLLKIQLQDVKGETAHG from the coding sequence ATGAAAACAAGAAATGCATTTCAACATGAAGAGGTGTTTGTCCAATTCATTCGTGAACAAAAAGAGCGATTTTATTTGCTCGCGTATAGCTATACAAAAAATGAACAGGACGCACTAGATGTCGTACAGGACAGTATCCAAAAAGCTATGCTTTCGCTCCATCGCCTCGAAAATGTCGAGTATATGAAAAGCTGGTTTTATAAGATTGTCGTACGGACAGCCATAGATTTTTTACGTAAGCATAAACGCTTACAAGTGACAGACGATGATACAATGCAATATTTAACACCTGCTCAGGAGGACGTCTATGAAAATGTTGACTTAGAGCATGCATTGGACGAGTTACCTCAAATGTATCGTGAAGTAGTCATTTTACACTATTTTGAAGATTTAAAGCTCGCTGATGTTGCCACTATCCTTAACATAAAGCTGAGTACAGCCAAATCGCGTCTTTATAAGGCGCTAAAGCTTCTGAAAATACAATTGCAAGATGTGAAGGGAGAAACAGCACATGGATGA
- a CDS encoding recombinase: MAKEKRNQVLGYVRKSRLKDSKGMEIDRQIELLEDYAEQHKLDVKIYAEQSSSEDWEGRPQLQAMLIELQIGIYDGVLVTDQDRIVRDNFDFLKFIKILANNGLLLYTLNKVYNPLDDGDAFFLGLQGEMDTRLMKITKRKLKRGRIQAINKGVYFGIAPYGYTKDTDKHLLPLENEAQVVKDVFDMYVNQGLNQAEICEQLTLKGKKSRKGKAFTPRATSLILSNVAYKGIVHYEMEGEPVMHVEEAHPALVDENTWDKAQQIRKVKRKVPQQSQRGIYTLSRLLICLECKQTLSFCMKYNNRKGRAKLDKDSRDLYILNCYSSKGQRARTEWNESGKTRCKNNGVRANRIEEALFAKLKENLKDINDRISAVVSGEIDVISVVEKKQQELTIQHIKLDEEKKRIQDGYKAGIYEAEEAIAEIKRIKEQQKAIQQELKSMEGADVKEVVDKLQEQKNKIQYLLSMDIKANPAKTNKLLHEIIDKVYYWKELTDNGGETDFVIIPVYHGESGTDDLYNNKIQDEAKKQEYLT, from the coding sequence ATGGCAAAGGAGAAAAGAAATCAAGTCCTAGGATATGTCAGGAAGTCAAGACTCAAGGACTCAAAAGGAATGGAGATTGACAGACAGATTGAGCTGTTAGAGGACTATGCAGAACAACATAAACTAGATGTAAAAATATATGCTGAGCAGAGTAGCTCAGAGGATTGGGAAGGTAGGCCACAATTACAAGCTATGCTAATAGAGCTACAGATAGGTATATATGATGGGGTCCTAGTAACAGACCAAGATAGGATTGTGAGGGATAACTTTGATTTTCTAAAGTTTATAAAGATATTAGCTAACAATGGCTTACTATTGTATACACTCAACAAAGTCTATAACCCATTAGATGATGGTGATGCTTTCTTCTTAGGTTTACAGGGTGAGATGGATACTAGGCTAATGAAAATTACTAAGAGAAAGCTCAAAAGAGGTAGAATACAGGCTATTAACAAAGGAGTTTACTTTGGAATTGCTCCATATGGATATACTAAGGATACCGATAAGCACTTATTACCTTTAGAGAATGAGGCTCAAGTTGTTAAAGACGTCTTTGATATGTATGTTAATCAGGGACTTAATCAAGCTGAGATATGTGAGCAGTTGACTCTGAAAGGTAAGAAGTCTAGAAAAGGTAAAGCCTTTACTCCTAGAGCCACCTCCCTAATATTATCTAATGTAGCTTATAAAGGTATTGTACATTATGAAATGGAGGGAGAGCCTGTTATGCATGTAGAGGAGGCTCATCCTGCTTTAGTAGATGAGAATACATGGGATAAAGCGCAGCAGATAAGAAAGGTCAAAAGGAAAGTACCTCAGCAGTCACAGAGAGGAATATATACTTTATCTAGACTGTTAATATGTCTTGAGTGTAAGCAAACCTTATCTTTTTGTATGAAATACAATAACAGAAAAGGTAGAGCCAAACTAGATAAGGACAGTAGGGATCTTTATATATTAAATTGCTATTCAAGTAAAGGGCAGAGAGCTAGGACTGAGTGGAATGAGTCAGGTAAAACTAGATGTAAAAACAATGGAGTTAGGGCAAATAGGATTGAGGAGGCTTTGTTTGCTAAGCTCAAAGAAAATCTAAAAGACATAAATGATAGAATTAGTGCTGTAGTATCAGGTGAGATAGATGTAATATCTGTTGTAGAGAAAAAACAGCAGGAACTAACTATACAGCATATCAAGCTAGATGAAGAAAAGAAAAGGATACAAGATGGATACAAAGCAGGTATCTATGAGGCCGAAGAGGCTATTGCGGAGATAAAAAGAATAAAGGAGCAACAGAAAGCTATACAGCAGGAGTTAAAGAGTATGGAGGGAGCAGACGTTAAGGAAGTAGTAGATAAGCTACAGGAGCAAAAAAATAAGATACAGTATCTGCTTTCTATGGATATTAAAGCTAATCCAGCTAAGACAAACAAGCTGTTACATGAGATTATTGATAAGGTCTACTATTGGAAAGAGCTTACTGATAATGGTGGAGAAACAGACTTTGTAATAATACCTGTATATCACGGTGAGAGTGGGACTGATGATCTTTACAATAATAAAATACAGGATGAAGCGAAAAAACAAGAATATTTAACCTGA
- a CDS encoding anti-sigma factor, whose translation MDEKLKDLEKQYNKVPIPKELDFVVERALHQGKKKRKKRAPQWLLGSAAAAMLFTAGLNVSPAMARTLSEIPVVGSVVKVLTWTEYEVAEDTYDANITVPSIENLENQKLANTLNEKYRAEGKALYDNFITEVGDLKANGGGHLGVDSGYDIKTDNDQILSIGRYIVNTVGSSSTVMHYDTIDKENEILITLPMLFKDDHYIQTISDNIKEQMQEQIAASNQEKVYWVKGAGLSDEELMEEFKTINAEQQFYISDKGKLVISFDKYEVAPGYMGVVEFEIPTNVLKNDLVSMQYIH comes from the coding sequence ATGGATGAAAAATTAAAAGACCTAGAAAAGCAATATAATAAAGTACCCATTCCAAAGGAGCTTGATTTTGTAGTTGAACGTGCATTACATCAAGGGAAAAAGAAGAGAAAAAAACGAGCGCCACAATGGTTACTTGGTTCAGCAGCGGCCGCTATGCTTTTTACAGCAGGGTTAAATGTCAGTCCTGCAATGGCACGTACACTTTCTGAAATCCCTGTAGTTGGTAGTGTTGTGAAGGTTTTAACATGGACGGAATATGAAGTAGCTGAGGACACATACGATGCGAACATTACGGTGCCCTCTATTGAAAATCTTGAAAATCAAAAACTTGCTAATACTTTAAACGAAAAATACCGTGCAGAAGGTAAAGCCCTCTACGATAACTTTATCACCGAGGTCGGAGATTTGAAGGCAAATGGAGGAGGCCATTTAGGAGTAGACAGCGGCTATGACATTAAAACTGATAATGACCAAATCCTATCAATTGGACGTTATATCGTAAATACAGTCGGATCGTCTTCTACAGTTATGCACTATGATACGATTGATAAAGAAAATGAAATTTTAATTACACTTCCAATGCTCTTTAAAGACGATCATTATATTCAAACTATAAGTGATAATATTAAGGAACAAATGCAGGAACAAATTGCTGCCTCCAACCAAGAGAAAGTATATTGGGTAAAAGGTGCAGGTCTCTCTGATGAGGAGCTTATGGAAGAGTTTAAAACAATTAACGCTGAGCAACAATTCTATATTTCAGATAAAGGGAAGCTTGTAATTTCCTTCGATAAATACGAAGTTGCTCCTGGTTATATGGGCGTTGTTGAATTCGAAATCCCAACCAATGTGTTAAAAAATGATCTTGTAAGTATGCAATATATTCACTAA
- a CDS encoding spore germination protein yields the protein MPQQEKAIDLSTLKKLFQKSADIQFQEYTFNQQKVHFVTCDSMIDQQLLNEVIIKRVQYLFDHLTDAPLEDNIEKELHVPTLQKVKGKEEAITFVYTGFLLLYFEEEELLYASNIAKKPNRNPEETRMEVLVKGPRDNFIEDIRVNIALLRKRLPTNSFCVEKVELGKRSKTTVAILYFDDIVDMDILHGIKKQLASVDTDIVFSGDLLMERINKNSKLFPKFDYTGRPDYAIQALIRGRFLIFVDGVAYAVITPVNLFLLLKSAEDNEYPIIFSSVERLLRISGILIGLLLPAFWLALTTYHQNQLPLQLLATVVQAKTGLPLPSSLEMLLMLLMFELFREAGLRLPSVIGGTISVVGGLIIGDAAIRAGVTSPEMIVIIAISTIASFTLVNQSLVTTISLLRIVFILASGFLGLFGFFVSLYATLLYLCNIRIYGYSYMNLATDLNWSTIKKSIFRLSPKGYTERNKALAPQDYTRTSLNKQKKKKKSFQ from the coding sequence ATGCCTCAGCAGGAGAAGGCTATAGACCTGAGCACCTTAAAAAAATTATTTCAAAAATCTGCAGATATTCAGTTTCAAGAATATACATTTAATCAGCAGAAAGTACATTTCGTTACCTGTGATTCGATGATTGACCAGCAGCTACTGAATGAAGTCATTATAAAGCGCGTTCAGTATCTCTTTGACCATTTAACAGATGCTCCGCTGGAAGATAATATTGAAAAGGAACTCCATGTCCCTACACTGCAAAAAGTTAAGGGCAAAGAGGAGGCCATTACATTTGTCTATACAGGGTTTCTTCTGCTTTATTTTGAGGAAGAGGAATTGTTATATGCAAGTAATATTGCGAAAAAGCCTAATCGAAATCCTGAGGAAACGAGAATGGAGGTTCTTGTAAAGGGACCCCGAGATAATTTTATTGAGGATATACGTGTCAACATAGCTCTTTTGCGAAAACGATTACCGACTAATTCTTTTTGTGTCGAAAAAGTAGAGCTAGGAAAACGCTCGAAAACGACTGTTGCCATTCTTTATTTTGATGATATTGTCGATATGGATATTTTACATGGCATTAAGAAGCAATTGGCATCTGTTGATACAGATATAGTGTTCAGTGGGGATTTATTAATGGAACGTATTAATAAAAACTCTAAGCTTTTCCCAAAATTCGATTATACTGGACGTCCTGATTATGCCATACAAGCATTAATCAGGGGGCGTTTTCTTATATTCGTTGATGGTGTAGCATATGCTGTTATCACACCTGTGAATTTATTCCTATTATTAAAATCAGCTGAAGATAATGAATACCCTATTATCTTTAGTTCTGTTGAACGTTTATTAAGGATATCCGGTATTTTAATTGGCTTATTGTTACCAGCATTTTGGTTAGCCCTGACAACCTACCATCAAAACCAGCTACCATTGCAGCTTTTAGCAACAGTTGTCCAAGCGAAAACAGGGCTCCCGCTCCCCTCTTCACTAGAAATGCTACTGATGCTACTAATGTTCGAATTATTCCGTGAAGCTGGTTTACGGCTTCCCTCTGTTATTGGAGGAACGATAAGTGTTGTAGGTGGTTTAATTATTGGGGATGCAGCCATTCGTGCTGGTGTAACAAGTCCAGAAATGATCGTGATCATTGCCATCTCTACAATTGCTTCATTTACATTAGTGAACCAATCTCTAGTCACAACAATTAGCTTATTACGCATTGTTTTTATTCTCGCAAGTGGCTTTTTAGGTTTATTTGGATTTTTCGTCTCTCTATACGCGACACTTTTGTACTTATGTAACATTCGAATCTATGGTTATTCTTACATGAATCTTGCCACAGATTTAAATTGGTCTACCATTAAAAAATCCATCTTCCGACTTTCACCAAAAGGCTATACAGAACGGAATAAAGCATTGGCTCCACAAGATTACACACGAACTTCTTTGAATAAGCAAAAGAAAAAAAAGAAAAGTTTCCAGTAG
- a CDS encoding noncanonical pyrimidine nucleotidase, YjjG family encodes MTKYETLLFDVDDTLLDFDVAENAALNHLFKQENIIATPTLVSRYKEINESMWRAFERGEVAKDTLHNTRFSIALKEFGYDVDGTYFEAIFQKYLQEAHHYVDGAYEVIQQLANDYDLYVVSNGKTGTQNKRLQDAQLAQFFKGIFISEQTGFQKPMPAFFDYVFERIDGLQKDKTLIIGDSLTSDIKGGLQAGIDTCWFNIRHIDNTSTIQPHYEIKKLHELHVLLDNKITLI; translated from the coding sequence ATGACAAAGTATGAAACATTATTGTTTGATGTAGATGACACTTTATTAGATTTTGATGTTGCTGAAAATGCAGCACTTAACCATTTATTTAAGCAGGAAAACATCATAGCAACCCCAACATTGGTTTCACGTTATAAAGAAATAAATGAATCTATGTGGCGTGCTTTTGAACGTGGTGAAGTGGCTAAAGATACGCTACATAATACGCGATTTTCTATTGCATTAAAGGAATTCGGCTATGATGTTGATGGTACCTATTTTGAAGCAATTTTTCAGAAATATTTGCAGGAGGCACACCATTATGTAGATGGTGCCTATGAAGTCATTCAGCAGCTAGCTAATGACTATGATTTATATGTTGTATCTAATGGTAAAACAGGTACTCAAAATAAACGATTACAGGATGCACAACTAGCTCAATTTTTTAAAGGCATCTTTATATCAGAGCAAACTGGCTTTCAGAAACCAATGCCAGCCTTTTTTGACTACGTTTTTGAACGTATTGATGGGTTACAAAAGGATAAAACATTAATTATTGGCGATTCATTAACATCTGATATAAAAGGCGGATTACAAGCAGGCATTGATACATGCTGGTTTAATATACGCCATATTGACAATACAAGTACGATTCAACCGCATTATGAAATTAAAAAGCTACACGAGCTACATGTCCTATTAGACAATAAAATAACACTTATATAG
- a CDS encoding spore gernimation protein translates to MKGVGSISILHVIFLSMTVIGLKNHVTIIPPLLDVAKRDGWVSVIIGAVIIFFWLFLLVYIQSKSKQEPIRDWLDGTIGKTGSTIVIYSIAIYLIILAAFTMVETLQWVNTTFLPQTPVIILLFIYTILCILLVTTSLQTIVILNVFVLFGVVVFGFFVAFTNIQVKEYHLLLPLFEHGFSPVLKGMIYPTSGFIELLMLLFLQHQYKERIRWYHFGIMLFILMGLTLGPLIGAITEFGPVEAAKQRYPAYEEWGLVSIGRYIEHLDFFSIYQWLTGTFIRVSFLLYVVADLLKMTSDPKQIWKMLAPPFFFICLPLIILNENIFLKVKGNYILTATVIFFFAISVLLVLAAFFSDKSSKKGKSDKQEMESGES, encoded by the coding sequence ATGAAAGGTGTAGGATCAATCAGTATTTTACATGTTATTTTCTTATCTATGACTGTTATTGGCTTAAAAAACCATGTGACGATTATTCCACCGCTGCTTGACGTTGCCAAAAGAGATGGGTGGGTATCCGTGATAATAGGAGCAGTGATTATATTCTTCTGGCTATTTTTGTTAGTTTATATTCAATCGAAGTCAAAACAAGAGCCCATTAGAGATTGGTTAGATGGAACTATTGGAAAAACTGGCTCAACAATTGTTATTTATAGTATCGCAATATATTTGATTATTTTAGCAGCTTTTACGATGGTTGAAACGCTGCAATGGGTGAACACTACATTTTTACCGCAAACTCCAGTCATCATTTTGTTGTTTATTTATACGATTCTTTGTATTTTACTTGTCACAACAAGTCTACAAACAATCGTTATTTTAAATGTTTTTGTATTGTTTGGGGTAGTTGTCTTTGGTTTTTTTGTAGCATTTACGAATATACAGGTGAAGGAATACCATTTATTACTTCCCCTTTTTGAGCATGGCTTTTCACCTGTTCTAAAGGGAATGATTTATCCTACTTCAGGATTTATTGAGTTATTGATGTTGTTATTTCTACAGCATCAATATAAAGAACGCATCCGCTGGTATCATTTTGGCATCATGCTTTTCATTTTAATGGGGCTTACTTTAGGACCTCTTATTGGCGCAATTACAGAATTCGGCCCGGTGGAAGCTGCTAAACAAAGATACCCTGCTTATGAGGAATGGGGCTTAGTTTCCATCGGTCGCTATATAGAGCATTTAGACTTTTTCTCAATCTATCAATGGCTTACTGGAACATTTATAAGAGTGAGTTTCCTCTTATATGTAGTGGCTGATTTATTAAAAATGACTAGCGATCCAAAGCAAATATGGAAAATGCTTGCTCCACCATTTTTCTTTATTTGTTTACCATTAATTATTTTGAATGAAAACATATTTTTAAAGGTGAAAGGGAACTATATATTAACAGCTACTGTTATTTTCTTTTTTGCAATCTCTGTTCTTCTCGTCCTAGCAGCATTCTTTTCAGATAAATCCTCAAAAAAGGGGAAGTCTGACAAACAAGAAATGGAAAGTGGTGAATCATAA
- a CDS encoding multidrug ABC transporter ATP-binding protein produces MYKKFFSYYKPHKRLFVIDFSSAIIVAILELAFPLAVQWFIDELLPTGDWGMIVKISVLLLLVYALSTVLNFIVNYLGHKLGINIETDMRKELFTHVQRQSFRFFDNTKTGHIMSRITNDLFDIGEFAHHGPEDLFIAIMTFVGAFAIMFNVNPTLALIAAIMVPFLTWLVTFSNVKMNNAWKTMYGKIADVNGRVEDSVSGVRVVKSFTNEAFEIERFQEQNGFFRAAKLYAYKIMAGTHSSIYMMTRLLTLIVLVVGAWLSFNGKLSYGELVSFVLYTNVLIKPIDKISALLELYPKGMAGFKRFRELIEQDPEIQDRDGAKNVTHLYGDISFNNVHFNYDTSKTVLSDISFDIQAGQTIAFVGPSGAGKTTICSLIPRFYDVSSGAITIDGVDIRNMTQSSLRSQIGIVQQDVFLFTGTIRENIAYGKLGANEEEIQEAARKAHLENFIAELPDGYETQIGERGMKLSGGQKQRIAIARMFLKNPPILILDEATSALDTETEMIIQQSLTELAENRTTLVIAHRLATIRNADRVLVVTPNGIEEDGTYDELVAQNGIFAKLHHIQFRKGQGELSIQQYVEVNT; encoded by the coding sequence ATGTATAAAAAGTTTTTTTCATATTACAAACCACATAAACGACTGTTTGTCATCGATTTTTCGAGTGCAATTATTGTAGCAATTCTAGAACTTGCATTTCCATTAGCAGTACAATGGTTTATCGATGAGCTTTTACCTACGGGTGACTGGGGCATGATTGTCAAAATTAGTGTATTATTACTGCTTGTTTATGCTTTGAGCACAGTTCTTAACTTTATCGTCAATTATTTAGGGCATAAACTAGGCATTAACATTGAAACAGATATGCGGAAAGAGCTCTTTACACATGTTCAACGACAATCATTTCGATTTTTTGATAATACAAAAACAGGTCATATCATGAGTCGTATCACAAATGATTTATTTGATATTGGGGAGTTTGCACATCATGGGCCAGAGGATTTATTTATTGCAATAATGACGTTTGTTGGTGCCTTTGCTATTATGTTTAATGTTAATCCAACACTGGCGTTAATTGCAGCGATTATGGTGCCATTTTTAACATGGCTAGTAACATTTAGTAATGTAAAAATGAATAACGCATGGAAAACCATGTATGGAAAAATCGCTGATGTCAATGGGCGTGTAGAGGATAGCGTATCTGGTGTACGTGTTGTTAAGTCCTTTACAAATGAAGCCTTTGAAATTGAACGATTTCAAGAGCAAAATGGCTTTTTCCGCGCTGCCAAATTGTATGCCTATAAAATTATGGCAGGGACTCACTCTAGTATTTATATGATGACACGCTTATTAACCTTAATTGTACTGGTTGTTGGGGCATGGCTAAGCTTTAATGGGAAGCTTTCTTATGGAGAACTAGTAAGCTTTGTTTTATATACAAATGTTCTTATTAAGCCTATTGATAAAATTAGCGCATTATTAGAGCTGTATCCGAAGGGAATGGCAGGTTTTAAACGTTTCCGTGAGTTAATTGAGCAAGACCCTGAAATTCAAGATCGTGATGGAGCCAAAAACGTTACGCACCTTTATGGAGATATTTCATTTAATAATGTTCATTTTAATTATGATACTTCAAAAACTGTGTTATCAGATATTTCATTTGATATACAGGCTGGACAAACGATTGCCTTTGTTGGTCCATCTGGTGCAGGTAAAACGACAATTTGTTCCTTAATTCCGAGATTTTATGATGTAAGCAGTGGAGCTATTACAATTGATGGTGTAGATATACGAAATATGACACAATCTTCACTTCGTTCACAAATTGGGATTGTTCAGCAGGATGTTTTCTTATTCACTGGAACGATTCGTGAAAATATTGCCTATGGAAAATTAGGAGCTAATGAGGAAGAAATTCAAGAGGCAGCTAGAAAAGCACATTTAGAGAATTTTATAGCAGAGTTGCCAGATGGATATGAAACACAGATTGGGGAGCGGGGTATGAAGCTTTCTGGTGGCCAAAAGCAACGAATTGCCATTGCACGAATGTTCCTTAAAAACCCACCAATTCTAATTTTAGATGAAGCAACCTCTGCCTTAGATACGGAAACAGAAATGATTATCCAGCAATCATTAACAGAGCTTGCTGAAAATCGAACAACCCTTGTGATTGCCCATCGATTAGCAACTATCCGCAATGCTGATCGTGTTCTTGTTGTTACACCAAATGGCATCGAAGAGGATGGTACTTACGATGAGCTAGTTGCGCAAAATGGAATATTTGCTAAGCTACACCATATTCAATTTCGTAAAGGCCAAGGTGAATTATCTATACAACAATATGTGGAAGTAAACACATAA
- a CDS encoding LLM class flavin-dependent oxidoreductase produces the protein MKLSILDQMPIPKGHTAEEAFQRTEQLAFLGEALGYHRMWLAEHHNSNSLASSAPEVTAAFLAAKTKRLRIGTGGVMMMHYSPYKLAEVFKTLSGLAPNRIDFGVGRAPGGDHAAIYALAEGRRQRFTEQYDKFEIILKLMNNQKTGEYVYDQVIAAPVDIQLPEAWLLGSSGQSAMQAGQLGVGYSYAQFFTGNMSKDIFDSYRAYFTPSYYMENSQIIVTYAATVADTLEEAEYLAKPIDITRLHLMKGQIIQGMSPDEAKDFPLTEMDKMSIANNRKANLVGTPKEIADFLVAEQEHYGFDEVMLNCNQYEQESRMNCYKLLAKELL, from the coding sequence ATGAAGTTAAGTATTTTAGATCAAATGCCTATACCGAAAGGTCACACGGCTGAGGAGGCATTTCAACGTACAGAACAATTGGCATTTTTAGGTGAAGCGCTTGGCTATCATCGTATGTGGCTAGCGGAACACCATAATAGTAACTCATTGGCAAGCTCTGCTCCAGAAGTTACAGCTGCTTTTTTAGCTGCGAAAACGAAGCGACTTCGTATTGGTACTGGTGGAGTGATGATGATGCACTACTCACCGTATAAGCTAGCAGAGGTCTTTAAAACATTAAGTGGCTTGGCACCTAATCGAATAGACTTTGGTGTTGGCAGAGCCCCTGGTGGCGATCATGCCGCTATTTATGCACTAGCAGAAGGGCGAAGACAGCGTTTTACGGAGCAATATGACAAGTTTGAAATTATATTAAAATTGATGAATAACCAAAAGACGGGCGAATATGTCTATGATCAGGTTATAGCAGCTCCCGTTGATATTCAGTTACCTGAGGCATGGTTGCTGGGGTCTAGCGGACAAAGTGCGATGCAGGCAGGACAGCTTGGTGTGGGCTATTCATATGCTCAATTTTTTACAGGCAATATGTCAAAGGATATTTTCGATTCTTATAGAGCTTACTTTACTCCTTCCTATTACATGGAAAATTCTCAAATTATCGTTACCTATGCTGCAACTGTTGCAGATACCTTAGAGGAAGCAGAATATTTGGCTAAGCCTATTGATATTACACGGTTGCACTTGATGAAAGGGCAAATCATTCAAGGAATGTCACCCGACGAGGCAAAGGATTTCCCGCTGACCGAAATGGATAAAATGTCAATTGCGAATAATCGCAAGGCTAATCTTGTAGGAACACCTAAGGAAATCGCTGACTTTTTAGTAGCAGAGCAAGAGCACTATGGCTTTGACGAAGTTATGCTGAACTGCAACCAATATGAACAAGAAAGTCGCATGAATTGCTATAAGCTACTTGCTAAAGAATTATTATAG
- the yfkAB gene encoding radical SAM/CxCxxxxC motif protein YfkAB translates to MNTISKVTPQNDAWESYLDIEQHGQLTLSNIEFTTTNLCNMRCSHCAVGHTLSHKDAKGLPIELLLQRLEEIPHLRSMSITGGEPMMSLKSVENYVLPLLKYAHKRGVKTQINSNLTLDLERYKLIAPYLDVLHISHNWGTVDEFIDVGFGMMKRKPTREQREALFDNMIKNAKALSEMGVLVSAETMLNKKTLPYLEKIHKQVIEEMGCARHEIHPMYDSGFAGMTEFPKMQDSDTYPSDFASALTSLSLEETRDAIHHLLDVRDENTWMLFGTLPFYPCSINEKDQLLLKRLREAKNVTMRNDPDGRSRLNINIFSGDVIVTDFGDTPALGNIVKDELPAIFDKWMSTDLAKSLNCHCPAVRCLGPNVLVKNMYYKGAEFVSGSAKI, encoded by the coding sequence ATTAATACCATCTCCAAAGTTACACCTCAAAATGATGCATGGGAGTCTTACCTCGACATAGAACAGCATGGACAGCTCACTCTTTCCAATATTGAATTTACCACTACAAACCTCTGTAACATGAGATGCTCCCACTGTGCTGTAGGTCATACCTTGTCACACAAAGATGCTAAAGGACTTCCAATAGAGCTACTACTACAAAGATTAGAGGAGATACCTCACTTACGCTCCATGAGTATTACTGGAGGAGAGCCTATGATGTCTCTCAAATCTGTAGAAAACTATGTACTGCCTTTATTGAAATATGCCCATAAGCGTGGAGTAAAAACTCAAATAAATTCTAATCTGACATTAGACTTAGAGAGATACAAACTCATAGCACCCTATTTAGATGTACTACACATATCTCATAACTGGGGAACTGTAGATGAATTTATTGATGTAGGTTTTGGCATGATGAAAAGAAAACCTACTAGAGAACAAAGAGAAGCATTGTTTGATAACATGATTAAAAATGCTAAGGCTCTATCTGAAATGGGGGTATTGGTATCAGCTGAGACAATGCTGAACAAAAAAACATTACCTTACTTAGAGAAGATTCATAAGCAAGTCATTGAGGAAATGGGGTGTGCTAGGCATGAAATTCACCCTATGTATGATAGCGGATTCGCTGGTATGACTGAGTTCCCAAAGATGCAAGATTCAGATACATACCCTTCTGATTTTGCCAGTGCCCTTACCTCTTTATCACTAGAGGAAACTCGTGATGCGATTCATCATCTGCTGGATGTTCGAGATGAAAACACATGGATGCTATTTGGTACCCTACCTTTCTATCCTTGTAGTATAAATGAAAAAGATCAACTGCTTTTGAAACGATTAAGAGAAGCAAAAAATGTTACGATGCGTAATGATCCAGATGGTCGCTCTCGCTTAAATATCAATATTTTCTCAGGTGATGTTATTGTCACAGACTTTGGCGATACACCAGCACTTGGCAATATTGTGAAGGATGAGTTACCAGCTATTTTTGACAAATGGATGTCCACGGATTTAGCAAAGTCACTTAACTGTCATTGTCCAGCAGTCAGATGCTTAGGTCCAAACGTGCTTGTTAAAAATATGTATTATAAAGGAGCGGAGTTTGTTAGTGGCTCTGCTAAAATATAA